From Candidatus Nucleicultrix amoebiphila FS5, a single genomic window includes:
- the dprA gene encoding DNA-processing protein DprA — MALQSLKAKWTSPELSADEKLHWLQLSRSQNVGPITFFGLLQKYGSAKKALEQVPFLAQKGGGLTPLKIFSQEEARMELECHQAFGASLIAYGEELYPKNLYPLSDAPPLLSVKGNLSLLNSELNIAIVGARNASAHGKHLARTFAKELSHQGATIVSGLARGIDSAAHTASLDSGTIAVVAGGINTIYPTENESLFHEISQKGLLISESAFDAPPSASLFPRRNRIIAGLSQGLIIIEAALRSGSLITAHRALDYGRDIFVVPGSPLDPRYHGSNRLIRDGAILVQSTDDVISGLNKTSHHQIQESSPPPLPSPFPSISDSVLDKARKIILENLSFSPISIDELIQECQLSPTIVMTVILELELGGRILRSLLNEVSLKTDIQS, encoded by the coding sequence TTGGCGCTTCAAAGCCTAAAAGCAAAATGGACAAGTCCTGAATTATCTGCTGATGAAAAGCTTCATTGGCTTCAATTAAGTCGTAGTCAAAATGTTGGACCGATAACTTTTTTCGGGCTACTGCAAAAATATGGCTCTGCAAAAAAAGCTCTAGAACAGGTTCCATTTCTTGCTCAAAAAGGTGGGGGACTCACACCTCTTAAAATTTTCTCTCAAGAGGAAGCTAGAATGGAACTCGAATGTCATCAAGCTTTTGGCGCATCTCTTATTGCTTATGGCGAAGAACTCTACCCCAAAAATCTTTATCCACTCAGTGATGCCCCTCCCCTTTTAAGCGTCAAAGGCAATTTATCTCTTTTAAACAGTGAATTAAACATTGCTATTGTAGGAGCACGTAATGCCTCTGCCCATGGTAAACACTTAGCTCGAACGTTTGCAAAAGAGTTAAGCCATCAAGGCGCAACAATTGTCTCAGGACTTGCACGTGGCATCGACTCTGCAGCCCATACTGCTTCTTTAGACTCAGGAACCATTGCTGTTGTTGCAGGAGGAATCAACACAATATATCCGACTGAAAATGAATCTTTATTCCATGAAATTAGTCAAAAAGGTCTCTTAATCAGTGAATCTGCTTTTGATGCGCCTCCTTCAGCAAGCTTATTTCCACGTCGTAATCGTATTATTGCAGGGCTTTCCCAAGGACTCATCATCATTGAAGCTGCTTTACGATCAGGTTCTTTAATAACCGCTCATAGGGCTTTGGACTATGGCAGAGATATTTTTGTCGTTCCAGGATCTCCTCTTGATCCTCGCTATCATGGAAGTAATCGTCTTATTAGAGATGGCGCCATATTGGTTCAATCAACGGACGATGTCATATCAGGTTTGAACAAAACATCTCATCACCAAATTCAAGAAAGTTCTCCCCCTCCCTTACCATCCCCTTTTCCTTCTATTAGTGACAGCGTTCTAGATAAGGCGCGAAAAATTATCCTTGAAAATCTAAGCTTTTCTCCAATAAGTATTGACGAATTGATCCAAGAATGTCAGTTGTCACCTACAATAGTAATGACTGTAATTCTAGAATTAGAGTTAGGTGGTAGAATACTAAGGTCTTTGTTGAATGAAGTTAGTTTAAAAACTGATATTCAGAGCTGA
- the plsY gene encoding glycerol-3-phosphate 1-O-acyltransferase PlsY, translated as MLSFLYSFIALLYGYALGSIPSGYIFTKHFTGQDIRTIGSGNIGATNALRTGNKVVAILTLLGDSLKGVLVILSLKILSFSQEALLLAGAAAVLGHIFPVWLNFKGGKGVATTFGVILVTSWPLGLLILGTWTFTAVIWRYSSLAAIVASASAPIWSLLFLDTSIAIWATFLALLVLFKHTDNINRLLAGKEPKIGASKPKSKMDKS; from the coding sequence ATGCTGAGTTTTTTATACTCCTTCATCGCTCTTCTTTATGGCTACGCCTTAGGGTCCATTCCGTCTGGTTATATTTTTACAAAGCATTTCACAGGCCAAGATATTCGCACCATAGGATCAGGCAACATTGGTGCTACTAATGCCTTAAGAACTGGAAATAAGGTTGTTGCGATTCTAACGCTCCTTGGTGACAGCTTAAAAGGCGTCCTCGTCATTCTTTCTTTAAAAATTCTTTCCTTTTCACAAGAAGCCCTATTGCTTGCAGGTGCTGCAGCGGTGCTGGGACACATTTTCCCAGTATGGCTTAATTTTAAAGGAGGCAAGGGAGTTGCAACAACTTTTGGCGTTATTCTTGTTACGAGCTGGCCCTTAGGTTTACTTATTCTTGGAACTTGGACTTTCACAGCAGTCATTTGGAGATATTCTTCTTTAGCAGCCATTGTGGCTAGCGCATCAGCGCCTATTTGGTCTTTGCTTTTTTTAGATACATCAATCGCCATTTGGGCAACTTTTCTTGCTTTATTGGTTCTTTTCAAGCATACTGACAATATAAATAGACTGCTGGCAGGGAAGGAACCAAAAATTGGCGCTTCAAAGCCTAAAAGCAAAATGGACAAGTCCTGA
- the rlmB gene encoding 23S rRNA (guanosine(2251)-2'-O)-methyltransferase RlmB, producing MKKSPSPFKKNQSHKTSNTLWIYGIHTVEAALLNPNRCCKHLLLINKEVLDQSIIKQAKQIHKNLSIEVADKDRFMTLFGPSAVHQGIALQIQPLPEMAIEDIDVSANDMHVLILDQVTDPHNLGAILRSAAAFDTSAIIVTDQNSALETNSALAKAASGALEIIPVIRVINLSRAMDILKDKGFWCVGLDEMGEKTIDEIQLQGKIAIVLGSEGKGLRRLTKEKCDFLVKLPTSGIFSTLNVSNAAAVALYEVLRQNKNKMK from the coding sequence ATGAAGAAAAGCCCTTCCCCATTCAAAAAGAATCAGTCACACAAAACTTCTAATACACTTTGGATCTATGGAATTCATACAGTTGAAGCAGCCCTCTTAAATCCAAATCGATGTTGCAAACACCTTCTATTGATCAATAAAGAGGTGTTGGATCAAAGTATCATCAAGCAAGCTAAGCAAATCCATAAAAACTTGTCTATAGAAGTTGCAGATAAAGATCGCTTTATGACATTATTTGGTCCCTCTGCTGTTCATCAGGGAATCGCTTTACAAATACAGCCTCTCCCTGAAATGGCCATTGAAGACATTGATGTAAGTGCAAATGACATGCATGTTCTGATTCTTGACCAAGTCACTGATCCACATAACTTAGGTGCAATTTTGCGTTCAGCAGCTGCGTTTGATACCTCTGCCATCATTGTAACTGATCAAAACTCCGCGCTTGAAACAAATTCAGCCTTAGCTAAAGCTGCTTCAGGGGCGCTCGAAATTATACCCGTCATTCGTGTGATTAATCTTTCACGAGCAATGGATATTCTTAAAGATAAAGGTTTTTGGTGTGTCGGCCTTGATGAGATGGGCGAAAAAACAATCGATGAGATTCAGTTACAAGGAAAAATTGCAATTGTTCTTGGGTCAGAGGGCAAAGGATTAAGAAGGCTTACAAAAGAAAAATGTGACTTTCTTGTAAAACTCCCCACCAGTGGTATTTTTAGTACATTGAATGTATCAAATGCCGCTGCTGTTGCTCTTTATGAAGTTTTAAGACAAAACAAAAATAAAATGAAATAG
- a CDS encoding efflux RND transporter periplasmic adaptor subunit encodes MIRSLFFFLLILITPLHAAEGPGKIGVKTDFVTKGEISKLFRNFGQIEASRQADILAQVDGQVAKVLVKDGELVKAGQELLLLDTKWSRNLEGIKEKQEALVKKRLARLKKLHSANTIATKDLERQEMDLLQVEASVNELKDTLNKSVIKAPFDGIVGEIKFKAGTVLKKNDNILRLRDISPFEVIFEIPGDERKNIKIGQLVDVYVSETPAKKVSASISEINPFIAPDTYTVKIKAIIENPKDSLDLLTPGMIVPIVVKLLSYEDAILLPLSALVVDEKGIGVYKVIEGKAKRVTVEYDLMQDEFIRVIKGVEKGDQVIVQGQDNVFEGAELNILDSQKK; translated from the coding sequence ATGATTCGGTCGTTATTTTTTTTTCTGCTAATATTGATAACTCCTCTTCACGCCGCTGAAGGTCCAGGTAAAATAGGCGTTAAGACTGATTTTGTCACAAAAGGCGAGATTAGTAAACTTTTTCGCAACTTCGGACAAATTGAAGCTTCACGTCAGGCCGATATTTTGGCTCAAGTGGATGGTCAAGTGGCTAAAGTTCTTGTTAAGGATGGAGAATTAGTGAAAGCAGGACAAGAATTGCTTTTGCTTGATACCAAGTGGTCACGTAATCTTGAGGGAATTAAAGAAAAGCAAGAAGCGCTAGTTAAAAAAAGGTTAGCGCGTTTAAAAAAGCTTCATTCAGCCAATACTATTGCAACGAAAGATCTTGAACGACAAGAGATGGATCTATTGCAGGTTGAAGCCTCAGTCAATGAATTAAAAGACACACTGAACAAATCAGTTATTAAAGCTCCTTTTGATGGAATTGTTGGTGAAATTAAATTCAAAGCTGGGACAGTCCTTAAAAAAAACGACAACATCCTTAGACTAAGGGATATTAGTCCCTTTGAAGTCATTTTTGAGATCCCAGGGGATGAAAGGAAAAATATTAAGATTGGGCAATTAGTCGATGTCTATGTTTCTGAAACGCCCGCAAAAAAGGTTTCAGCCTCTATTTCAGAAATTAATCCGTTTATAGCGCCTGATACTTACACGGTTAAGATAAAGGCTATTATCGAAAATCCCAAAGATTCTTTGGATCTGTTAACTCCAGGTATGATAGTGCCGATCGTTGTTAAATTGCTTTCCTATGAAGATGCGATATTATTACCGCTCTCAGCATTAGTGGTCGATGAAAAAGGCATAGGTGTTTATAAGGTTATTGAGGGTAAGGCTAAAAGAGTTACTGTCGAGTATGATCTTATGCAAGATGAATTCATCCGAGTGATTAAGGGAGTTGAAAAAGGAGATCAAGTGATCGTTCAAGGGCAAGATAACGTCTTTGAAGGTGCTGAACTCAATATCTTGGATAGTCAGAAGAAGTAA
- a CDS encoding efflux RND transporter permease subunit, with translation MTTYFLRNPIFAIVLNLMIFLGGLLSLEHLTVREYPPIPSNVVIVQTMYPLASASVVESRVTTPLEMALSGMKGILKTESESMRDFSHIKVTFAPGVALTDAMAELRERLSNALSDLPKEVNKPRYAFNSIWSDPFMTLEVSNESQLSDMEMSALLSRVVEPMLMSMPGLQNAYNRATQYGISVKLKPEMFAKWNFNVSDIVGVIDNANKDLPAGEIKIGRGLVPLVSKSRIGSIEDFRNLVIKQVKSMPVRLSDVADVVFEPLKTTPLAFKNSKKTTYVSLLVAPEANPLEVSKSVRELLPRINEMMPQGIKITVVEDNTDAIRSSISTVYKTILESIFCVSVVIFLFLGSMRLSFVPIVTIPLCLMGVLLLMYGLGYTINKMTLLAMVLAIGLVVDDAIVVLENVRRHYSSGVSAFEAAIRGSKEIGFAIIAMTLTLSCVYAPLLFSKGLTSQLFTEFAVVLAATVIISGIVALTLSPLMTSKVLRSSNHLTKAFEIFYDHIAIAYGKKLQILIAKPKLLLAFPLMIGIGVVLLNYLPLSFIPDEDQNAIYGYLNAPKFKNDKELLTYSKRFEDILRSTDGVEEIYTTIWMKEHVLVTAKFKPRSDRNRPIRNVLQELRGKIKELIPTGNCHVWLPRPEILRDEQSDFRVIFQSTQGYDYLFKVVGGLKEKFDDSGFFEQSNFNAQMNNVELSLTMDQARLKAFNIESNVASKQLRYLFGGLYVDRMELKGVNYPIHIENSSSWPRSKDDIANVMIKQGEARWGASQEDQKKDKDKKRFTPLSAFTKIEIKPDLSPYFHFNKIKALSLDLSLKKDAPISKIMEWLNQQLKPLMSKDLTVVIYGNILKTIEAKHELYINFLLALVFIYLILSVQFKTFFDPLIILTTVPLSTIGGLLFIWLWGEGLNLYTQIGLITLVGLITKHGILIVSFAEDFIRAGTPLLEAITKASQLRLRPILMTTLAMMAGAIPLMIGLEPGFEARREFGLVLLGGLGIGSCLTLVLIPLVYYWLNRLKRDFFVKNKR, from the coding sequence ATGACCACATATTTTCTTAGAAATCCTATTTTTGCAATAGTCTTAAACCTGATGATTTTTCTGGGTGGACTGCTCTCATTAGAACACTTGACCGTGCGAGAATATCCTCCGATCCCATCAAATGTGGTTATTGTGCAAACTATGTATCCATTGGCAAGCGCCAGCGTTGTTGAAAGTCGTGTGACAACGCCTCTCGAGATGGCGCTTTCAGGTATGAAGGGGATTTTAAAAACTGAATCTGAGAGTATGCGAGATTTTTCGCATATAAAAGTGACATTTGCTCCAGGTGTAGCTCTTACCGATGCAATGGCTGAACTGAGAGAAAGACTGTCAAATGCTTTGAGTGATTTACCTAAAGAAGTGAATAAGCCTCGTTACGCTTTTAATTCCATTTGGTCCGATCCTTTTATGACTTTGGAAGTAAGTAACGAGAGTCAGCTTTCTGATATGGAAATGAGTGCTCTTTTATCTCGTGTTGTTGAGCCAATGCTTATGTCAATGCCTGGTCTTCAAAATGCATATAATCGAGCAACACAATACGGTATTAGCGTCAAACTAAAGCCTGAAATGTTTGCCAAATGGAACTTTAATGTATCAGATATTGTAGGGGTCATTGATAACGCTAATAAAGATTTACCTGCTGGTGAAATCAAAATTGGAAGGGGGCTGGTCCCTCTAGTTTCAAAATCGCGTATAGGATCTATTGAAGATTTTCGTAATCTTGTGATCAAGCAAGTGAAATCAATGCCCGTTAGATTAAGTGACGTGGCGGATGTGGTTTTTGAGCCTCTTAAAACAACCCCTCTTGCTTTTAAAAACAGTAAAAAAACAACCTATGTTTCTTTGTTGGTTGCTCCTGAGGCTAATCCTCTTGAGGTATCGAAAAGTGTACGTGAGTTGCTACCGCGCATTAATGAAATGATGCCTCAGGGAATTAAAATCACTGTTGTTGAGGATAATACGGATGCAATCCGTTCTTCGATTTCAACCGTGTACAAGACAATTCTTGAGTCTATCTTTTGTGTCTCTGTAGTTATCTTTTTGTTTCTAGGATCTATGCGACTTTCTTTTGTGCCGATTGTTACGATACCTCTTTGTTTAATGGGAGTTTTACTCTTGATGTATGGTTTGGGCTATACAATTAACAAAATGACATTATTAGCAATGGTCTTGGCCATTGGCTTGGTGGTTGATGATGCCATTGTGGTGCTTGAAAATGTTAGGCGGCATTACTCTTCTGGGGTGTCAGCTTTTGAAGCTGCAATCAGAGGATCTAAGGAAATAGGTTTTGCGATTATTGCTATGACACTAACTCTTAGTTGTGTATATGCGCCTCTTTTATTCTCAAAAGGGTTGACCTCTCAGCTATTTACTGAATTTGCTGTAGTTTTAGCTGCAACGGTTATTATTTCAGGCATTGTGGCTCTTACGCTTTCGCCTTTGATGACTTCAAAAGTTTTGAGGAGTTCTAATCATTTAACCAAAGCGTTTGAAATATTCTATGATCACATTGCTATCGCTTATGGAAAAAAGCTTCAAATCCTCATCGCTAAGCCTAAATTGCTCCTGGCGTTTCCTTTAATGATTGGTATTGGCGTGGTGCTATTAAATTATTTACCTCTAAGTTTTATTCCCGATGAAGATCAAAATGCCATTTATGGTTATTTAAACGCACCGAAGTTTAAAAATGATAAAGAGTTGCTTACATATTCAAAACGCTTTGAAGATATTTTACGAAGCACGGATGGAGTGGAAGAGATTTATACGACTATTTGGATGAAGGAACATGTGTTAGTAACGGCTAAATTTAAACCACGTTCTGATCGAAATCGACCTATAAGAAACGTTCTGCAAGAATTAAGAGGGAAAATAAAAGAGCTAATTCCTACTGGCAATTGTCATGTATGGCTTCCTCGTCCTGAGATTTTAAGAGATGAACAATCCGATTTTAGAGTTATTTTTCAATCAACCCAAGGTTATGATTATTTATTCAAAGTTGTGGGAGGCCTTAAAGAAAAGTTTGATGATAGTGGTTTTTTTGAGCAATCAAATTTTAATGCTCAAATGAATAATGTCGAGCTTTCATTGACCATGGATCAGGCACGTTTAAAAGCCTTTAATATTGAATCAAACGTGGCTAGTAAACAACTACGTTATCTTTTTGGTGGGCTTTATGTGGATAGAATGGAGTTGAAGGGCGTGAATTACCCAATTCACATAGAGAATTCTTCTTCATGGCCGAGGTCTAAAGATGATATTGCAAATGTCATGATAAAACAAGGTGAAGCAAGATGGGGGGCTTCTCAAGAAGACCAGAAGAAAGATAAAGACAAGAAGAGATTCACTCCTTTAAGTGCGTTCACAAAGATTGAGATTAAACCCGATTTGTCTCCTTATTTTCATTTTAATAAAATTAAGGCGCTATCATTGGATTTGTCTTTAAAGAAAGACGCCCCTATTTCTAAAATCATGGAGTGGTTAAATCAACAGTTGAAACCCTTGATGTCAAAGGATTTAACTGTTGTAATTTATGGAAACATACTTAAAACCATAGAAGCTAAGCATGAGCTTTACATAAATTTTCTGTTGGCGTTAGTCTTTATTTATCTGATTCTCTCTGTTCAGTTTAAAACATTTTTTGATCCTTTGATCATTTTAACAACTGTACCTTTGTCAACAATTGGCGGTCTTCTCTTTATTTGGTTGTGGGGAGAAGGACTCAATCTTTATACCCAGATTGGATTGATTACCCTTGTTGGTCTTATTACTAAGCATGGCATTTTGATTGTATCTTTTGCGGAAGACTTTATACGCGCTGGTACGCCATTATTAGAAGCGATTACCAAAGCTAGCCAATTACGTTTACGACCCATTTTGATGACGACATTGGCTATGATGGCTGGTGCAATTCCTTTGATGATCGGTTTAGAGCCAGGATTTGAGGCACGCCGAGAGTTTGGTTTAGTGCTCTTAGGCGGTCTCGGTATTGGTTCTTGTCTGACGTTAGTTTTGATACCTTTGGTCTATTACTGGCTCAATAGACTCAAGAGAGATTTTTTTGTAAAAAATAAGCGATAA
- the tuf gene encoding elongation factor Tu, producing MSKAKFERTKPHVNIGTIGHVDHGKTTLTAAITKVLSEKGGATYTAYDQIDKAPEEKARGITISTAHVEYETDKRHYAHVDCPGHADYVKNMITGAAQMDGAILVVSAADGPMPQTKEHILLARQVNVPAMVVFMNKVDQVDDPELLDLVELEIRELLTSYGFPGDKIPVVKGSALCVIEDRDPKIGREAIMQLMDAVDSYIPQPVRDIDKPFLMPIEDVFSISGRGTVVTGRVERGIVKVGEEIEIVGIKPTTKTTVTGVEMFRKLLDEGRAGDNIGALLRGVEREAVERGQVLAKPGTITPHTDFECECYILKKEEGGRHTPFFSNYRPQFYFRTTDVTGSVDLPTGVEMVMPGDNIKLVAKLIAPVAMDEGLRFAIREGGRTVGAGVVTKVIK from the coding sequence ATGAGTAAGGCGAAGTTTGAGCGGACGAAGCCGCACGTAAACATCGGAACGATTGGACACGTAGACCATGGAAAGACAACGCTAACAGCAGCGATAACGAAAGTGTTGTCAGAGAAGGGTGGAGCAACGTATACAGCGTATGATCAGATCGATAAAGCACCAGAAGAAAAAGCACGTGGTATTACGATTTCAACGGCGCACGTAGAATATGAGACAGACAAGCGCCACTATGCGCACGTGGACTGCCCAGGACACGCGGACTATGTGAAGAACATGATTACGGGTGCGGCGCAGATGGACGGAGCGATTTTGGTGGTAAGCGCAGCAGACGGACCGATGCCCCAGACAAAAGAACACATTTTGTTGGCCCGTCAGGTTAACGTGCCAGCGATGGTAGTGTTTATGAACAAGGTAGATCAAGTAGACGACCCAGAGTTGTTGGACTTGGTGGAACTGGAGATCAGAGAGTTATTGACGAGCTATGGATTTCCCGGGGACAAGATTCCAGTGGTGAAGGGGTCAGCGTTGTGCGTGATTGAAGATAGAGATCCAAAGATTGGTCGTGAAGCGATTATGCAGTTGATGGATGCGGTAGATAGTTATATTCCACAGCCTGTACGTGATATTGACAAGCCATTTCTGATGCCGATTGAAGACGTATTTTCGATTTCAGGGCGCGGAACAGTGGTGACAGGACGCGTAGAGCGCGGAATCGTGAAGGTTGGAGAAGAAATCGAGATCGTGGGAATAAAGCCAACAACGAAGACAACGGTAACGGGCGTCGAGATGTTCCGGAAGCTGTTGGATGAGGGACGGGCAGGAGACAACATTGGAGCGTTGTTGCGTGGCGTTGAAAGAGAAGCAGTAGAGCGTGGACAAGTGTTGGCAAAGCCAGGAACGATTACTCCTCATACAGATTTCGAGTGTGAGTGTTATATTTTGAAGAAAGAGGAAGGTGGACGCCACACACCATTTTTCTCAAACTATAGGCCACAATTTTATTTCCGTACGACAGACGTAACGGGATCCGTCGACCTGCCAACAGGCGTAGAGATGGTGATGCCCGGAGATAACATTAAGTTGGTGGCAAAGTTGATTGCACCAGTGGCGATGGATGAAGGATTACGCTTTGCTATTCGTGAAGGTGGTCGTACCGTCGGTGCCGGTGTTGTGACTAAGGTGATTAAGTAA
- the secE gene encoding preprotein translocase subunit SecE, which produces MAKVSPIEFIKQVRQEVGKVAWPSRRETMVTSLMVFIISLIAAVFFLVTDGSIAFVVNLIMK; this is translated from the coding sequence ATGGCTAAAGTAAGTCCCATTGAGTTCATAAAGCAGGTACGTCAAGAAGTTGGTAAGGTTGCATGGCCAAGTCGCCGTGAAACAATGGTGACGTCTTTGATGGTGTTTATTATCTCACTGATTGCTGCAGTCTTTTTTCTTGTAACTGATGGCAGTATTGCCTTCGTTGTTAACTTGATAATGAAATAA
- the nusG gene encoding transcription termination/antitermination protein NusG — protein MSPSDKPRWYVVHVYSGSERRVAETIREQAEKKNLKEKILDVLVPVEEVIEIKKGEKLSSEKSFFPGYVLVHMVMSDETWHLIKSTAKVTGFLGGKGKPSPISESEVTRLLSQVQERQSKPKHTLRFEVGEQVRVSDGPFASFNGIVEDIDEEKERLKVSVSIFGRATPVDLDYTQVEKV, from the coding sequence ATGTCGCCATCAGATAAGCCTCGTTGGTATGTAGTGCATGTCTATTCCGGTTCTGAACGTAGAGTAGCTGAGACGATCCGCGAGCAAGCAGAAAAAAAGAATTTAAAAGAAAAAATCTTGGATGTTTTAGTCCCAGTCGAAGAAGTGATTGAGATTAAAAAAGGTGAGAAATTAAGTTCTGAAAAGAGCTTTTTCCCTGGTTATGTGTTAGTTCATATGGTTATGAGTGATGAAACTTGGCATTTGATCAAGAGTACCGCAAAAGTCACTGGCTTTTTGGGTGGCAAGGGAAAACCAAGTCCTATTAGTGAATCTGAAGTAACGCGATTACTTTCGCAAGTGCAAGAACGTCAATCGAAACCAAAACATACATTAAGGTTTGAAGTGGGTGAGCAAGTGCGCGTTTCTGATGGCCCCTTTGCTTCCTTTAATGGAATTGTTGAGGACATTGATGAAGAAAAAGAACGCTTAAAAGTTTCTGTTTCTATTTTTGGTCGTGCCACACCTGTGGATCTTGATTATACACAAGTTGAAAAAGTTTAG
- the rplK gene encoding 50S ribosomal protein L11, with product MAKKIQGYIKLQVPAGSANPSPPIGPALGQQGLNIMEFCKAFNARTQELEKGMPIPVVITAYSDRSFTFETKTPPASFFLKKAAGLPKGSKTPGVGFVGKVTMKQVREIAEKKMVDLNANDLDAACRMIAGSARSMGIEVVE from the coding sequence ATGGCAAAGAAAATTCAAGGTTATATTAAGTTGCAGGTTCCTGCTGGTTCTGCAAACCCATCACCACCTATTGGTCCAGCTTTGGGTCAACAAGGGTTGAATATTATGGAATTTTGCAAAGCATTTAATGCGCGCACTCAAGAGCTGGAAAAGGGAATGCCTATCCCAGTCGTGATTACGGCATATTCCGATCGTTCGTTTACTTTTGAAACGAAAACACCTCCTGCTAGCTTTTTCTTGAAAAAAGCCGCTGGTCTTCCAAAGGGATCAAAGACACCAGGTGTAGGATTTGTGGGTAAGGTTACGATGAAGCAAGTTCGTGAAATTGCTGAGAAGAAGATGGTGGATTTGAATGCGAATGATCTGGATGCTGCGTGTCGTATGATTGCAGGTTCTGCACGTTCCATGGGTATTGAGGTTGTGGAGTAA